In Gemmatimonadaceae bacterium, a genomic segment contains:
- a CDS encoding threonine/serine dehydratase, with the protein MPPTEPIEAPTIGDVRAARDRIASTVVRTPLLRLDVDGPAEIYLKLENLQPIGSFKLRGATNAMRMLGPETLARGVYTASAGNMAQGVAWGARELGVPCTVVMPESAPRTKVDAVHRLGARIVSVPYEEWWATLAAQGRDGIDGTFIHPVADRGVIAGNGTVGIEIVEDLPDVDAVLVPVGGGGLVSGIAVAVRALSPNAKVFGCEVSTSTPLTAALAANGPVTVERTPSFVDGIGGRGVLPEMWPLLRALLNGALVSPLDEVASAVRLLVERARVVAEGAGATPVAAALAGRGGAGKVVCVVSGGNIDSVVLAELLTR; encoded by the coding sequence GTGCCGCCCACTGAGCCGATAGAAGCGCCGACGATCGGCGACGTTCGCGCCGCGCGCGACCGCATTGCTTCCACGGTCGTTCGGACGCCGCTGCTCCGGCTCGACGTCGATGGGCCCGCCGAGATTTATCTCAAGCTCGAGAATCTGCAGCCGATCGGGTCGTTCAAGCTGCGCGGTGCGACGAATGCCATGCGCATGCTTGGGCCCGAGACGCTCGCACGGGGCGTGTACACCGCGAGCGCGGGAAATATGGCGCAGGGCGTGGCGTGGGGCGCGCGCGAGCTCGGTGTTCCGTGCACCGTGGTGATGCCCGAGAGCGCGCCACGCACGAAGGTCGATGCCGTTCATCGACTCGGCGCGCGGATCGTGTCCGTTCCGTACGAGGAGTGGTGGGCGACGCTTGCCGCGCAGGGCCGCGACGGTATCGACGGGACGTTCATTCATCCGGTCGCGGATCGCGGCGTGATTGCCGGCAACGGCACCGTCGGCATCGAGATCGTCGAAGATTTGCCGGACGTGGATGCCGTGCTCGTTCCGGTCGGCGGCGGCGGATTGGTTTCGGGTATCGCCGTCGCGGTCCGTGCGCTGTCGCCGAATGCCAAGGTGTTCGGATGCGAAGTCTCGACGTCGACGCCGCTCACCGCCGCGCTCGCCGCGAACGGGCCGGTAACAGTCGAACGAACGCCCAGTTTCGTGGATGGAATTGGCGGTCGTGGCGTGCTTCCTGAGATGTGGCCACTGCTGCGAGCTCTGTTGAACGGCGCGCTCGTGTCGCCGCTCGACGAGGTTGCTTCGGCGGTTCGCCTGCTCGTGGAGCGGGCGCGCGTCGTTGCGGAAGGCGCTGGTGCGACACCGGTGGCCGCGGCGCTTGCCGGACGCGGCGGCGCAGGCAAGGTCGTGTGTGTCGTGTCGG